A window of the SAR324 cluster bacterium genome harbors these coding sequences:
- a CDS encoding response regulator: MNFQSIRILVVDDEFAIRQSYRQILEANQNLSRLKELEDLFDEEDGEPDEFTGDFDQSDDEEILIEEWNIGNYEILEASQGKDALRLIETALAEQAPIALVFLDMRMPPGMNGLETAKRIRQLDPYVEIVIFSAYSDFSYDEIIAEVGNPDRLLSFHKPFKPAQIRQLTTSLTQKWLIENREREQDDSWTDEMPD; the protein is encoded by the coding sequence ATGAATTTTCAATCCATAAGAATTCTGGTGGTCGATGATGAATTCGCGATTCGACAAAGTTATCGCCAGATCCTTGAAGCCAATCAGAATCTTTCCCGGTTGAAAGAACTGGAGGATCTGTTTGATGAAGAAGACGGGGAACCGGACGAATTCACAGGAGACTTTGATCAAAGCGATGATGAGGAAATATTGATCGAAGAATGGAATATCGGAAATTATGAAATACTGGAAGCCTCTCAGGGAAAGGATGCGCTACGCCTTATTGAAACAGCGCTGGCTGAACAGGCACCGATTGCCCTGGTTTTTCTGGACATGCGAATGCCTCCCGGAATGAATGGACTGGAAACAGCCAAACGGATCCGTCAACTCGACCCCTATGTGGAAATTGTGATTTTTTCCGCCTATTCCGATTTCAGCTATGACGAAATCATTGCCGAAGTTGGCAATCCTGACCGGTTGTTGTCGTTTCACAAACCCTTCAAACCCGCGCAAATCAGACAACTGACCACCTCCCTCACCCAGAAATGGCTCATCGAAAACAGGGAGAGAGAGCAGGATGACAGTTGGACTGATGAAATGCCGGATTAA